Proteins found in one candidate division TA06 bacterium genomic segment:
- a CDS encoding lamin tail domain-containing protein has product MKKNLFALLVLLAAVSVQAQSIIINEVQYDPIGAGVDTKTEWIELYNPTGDDIDLSGWRLCDNTDSIGEVFPSTVLAAGEYLVLAALVDSFHLDFPGVPAINWPDSSLCGALSNTADIVVIVNSSGTMVDRVNWGAGTWTQASYVKYGYWDPAVTDVAQGHSIGRSPNGIDTDLAADWADISVPTPGASNGGAIVYTPHTIYEIQNGGGLTDSSVTVVGIVTSPKLVDSPGFVIADAAGAWHGIIVSSNAAVSRGDSITINGTVQENFERTQINAALVTILGVGTIPAVTDVQLSDIKTSAVNAESYEGVLVRVPKALSTDTTWMTPTYGEWAVCLGVDTLRIDNSSTSNGIYYAKPVFGVDSVMVTGILNYTYSHFKLMPRDSADVINYGPNGVTGQPVITSLPLTFALKASPNPAGLSSRISFSLPTASVVELSIFNIAGQKVATLAQGSMTAGAHSVEWKAGNVPNGVYFYQLKAGGRPVSQKIVVLN; this is encoded by the coding sequence ATGAAAAAAAACCTGTTCGCTTTGCTGGTATTGCTGGCCGCGGTATCTGTTCAGGCTCAGAGTATCATCATCAACGAGGTGCAATACGACCCCATCGGGGCAGGTGTTGACACTAAGACTGAGTGGATTGAACTCTATAATCCAACTGGCGACGACATAGATCTTTCAGGTTGGAGGCTTTGCGATAATACTGACAGTATAGGAGAAGTATTTCCAAGTACAGTTCTGGCGGCCGGGGAATATTTAGTGCTGGCGGCTTTGGTAGACAGTTTTCATCTTGATTTTCCGGGGGTACCGGCCATTAACTGGCCAGATAGCAGTCTTTGCGGTGCATTGTCTAACACGGCCGACATCGTTGTCATTGTAAACTCGTCCGGAACAATGGTTGATAGGGTCAATTGGGGTGCAGGAACGTGGACCCAGGCAAGTTATGTGAAATACGGTTATTGGGATCCAGCCGTAACCGATGTCGCTCAGGGACATTCCATAGGTCGTAGTCCAAACGGAATTGACACTGACCTAGCGGCCGACTGGGCCGACATTAGCGTTCCCACACCAGGAGCTTCCAACGGTGGAGCTATAGTTTACACTCCACACACAATATATGAGATTCAGAACGGAGGTGGTCTAACCGATTCATCCGTTACGGTGGTCGGCATTGTCACTTCCCCTAAATTGGTGGATTCCCCCGGATTTGTAATTGCTGACGCAGCTGGTGCGTGGCACGGAATAATTGTGAGTTCAAATGCTGCCGTTTCCCGCGGCGATTCTATTACAATAAACGGTACGGTGCAGGAAAATTTTGAACGTACCCAGATCAACGCCGCCCTGGTAACAATCCTTGGGGTCGGCACCATTCCTGCAGTTACCGATGTTCAGTTATCAGACATTAAAACCTCCGCCGTCAATGCCGAATCATACGAAGGCGTGTTGGTCAGAGTTCCCAAAGCCCTCAGCACTGATACTACCTGGATGACCCCAACCTACGGCGAATGGGCAGTTTGCCTAGGCGTAGACACCCTGAGAATAGATAATTCCAGCACTAGCAACGGTATCTATTATGCAAAACCGGTTTTCGGGGTTGACAGCGTAATGGTGACAGGTATTCTTAATTATACATATTCACATTTTAAATTGATGCCCCGGGATTCGGCCGATGTAATTAACTACGGCCCGAATGGAGTAACAGGACAACCGGTTATTACCAGCCTGCCGCTAACTTTCGCGCTCAAGGCTTCACCCAATCCGGCCGGATTGAGTTCCCGGATATCATTCAGTCTACCCACGGCTTCAGTGGTGGAACTTTCCATATTCAACATTGCCGGGCAGAAGGTGGCCACTCTGGCTCAGGGCAGCATGACAGCCGGCGCACATTCAGTAGAATGGAAGGCGGGAAATGTTCCCAACGGAGTGTATTTCTACCAGTTAAAGGCCGGTGGCCGTCCAGTCAGCCAAAAGATAGTTGTTCTCAATTGA